From Gemmatimonadota bacterium, the proteins below share one genomic window:
- a CDS encoding sugar phosphate isomerase/epimerase, with translation MTIKYSLREPMAPGNTLMEKFQTLKELGFSGIEITNSSTADFADEIKAASDATGIVPNICSSRGGKGLLDARPQERNAAVKSINDALTLCTEVGGVGVIFPPLIGIKMGGGQRIPDLSPLYSTSTLEKDLLIEILKQDIAPHAEACGSRLIIEPLNRYEQWWPCTVAQGVEICEAVGSPAIATMADLFHMSIEEADLAEAIRAGGKHIANVHLADSNRILPGYGHTDFGPALKALSDIGYEYYCGFECSIPPGDARAELRKSMDYLNSYL, from the coding sequence ATGACCATCAAATATTCTCTTCGCGAACCCATGGCTCCTGGCAACACCCTGATGGAGAAATTCCAGACGCTCAAAGAACTCGGCTTTTCCGGCATTGAAATCACCAATAGCAGCACCGCAGATTTTGCAGATGAGATCAAAGCAGCATCAGACGCGACGGGTATTGTGCCCAATATCTGCTCATCCCGGGGCGGTAAAGGTCTGCTCGACGCGCGTCCCCAGGAACGCAACGCAGCCGTAAAATCCATTAACGACGCCCTGACTCTGTGTACGGAAGTCGGTGGTGTAGGTGTAATTTTTCCACCGCTTATCGGCATCAAAATGGGTGGAGGCCAACGCATTCCCGATCTTTCTCCCCTGTACAGCACATCTACACTTGAAAAAGATCTCCTCATCGAAATTCTCAAGCAGGACATCGCCCCGCATGCCGAGGCGTGCGGCAGTCGTCTGATCATAGAACCCTTGAACCGCTACGAACAGTGGTGGCCCTGCACGGTTGCCCAGGGCGTTGAAATCTGCGAAGCCGTGGGCAGCCCAGCTATCGCCACCATGGCCGACCTCTTTCACATGAGCATCGAAGAAGCCGACCTCGCCGAAGCCATCCGCGCAGGGGGCAAACACATCGCCAATGTGCATCTGGCAGACAGCAATCGCATCTTACCCGGCTATGGTCACACGGATTTCGGTCCCGCACTCAAAGCACTGTCTGACATCGGCTATGAGTACTACTGCGGCTTTGAATGCAGCATCCCCCCGGGCGATGCCAGAGCAGAACTCCGAAAATCTATGGATTATCTCAACAGCTACTTGTAG